TGTACGACCGCGCCGGCCGCGCCGAGGTCGATGCCACCCAGGGCGGCGGTCACTCTGGCCGAGGCCTCGGCCGCGGAGTATTGCGCCCAGACAGTGCTCTGCTTCGTCCGGATCGAATCGACCTTGGCCTGCAGCCGCGTGGCAGTGAGAATCAGGTTCTCCTCTTCGCGTTGCAGTTGCGCGTGCTGGGTCTCCAGGCCGGCCAGTTGTTGCAGCAGCGCCTGCTTGCGGACGAGCGCTTCGTGCGCCAAAGAGTCCTGTCCCTGGTCCAGGAGACGGTGCGCGGTAGCGGTCAGTGAGTCGATCTCGGCGGCGAGATCGGCTTGCTGGGCGGCAAGCTGGCGGCGACTGGACGCAACGCCGGCCGCGCCTCGGCGGACCTGCTGCAGCAGCTCGGTCTGCTGCGCGTATGCGTCTTCCAGCTCACTGCGGGTGTCGCCAGCCGGCTTCGAATCATCACTCTGCGATCCGAATGCCCGTGCTATGCGGTCAATGATGCCTGGCATGAGCCTCGGGGTCCTTCCCATATCTGATCCCCACAGTCTAGAGGCTCCACAGCGAGGTCTGTGGTCTCGGCTTCGGCGTGGCGAATACAATCGGCTGACCCACGAGGTGGCTTCAGCGGCCGCGGCAACTAGGATGTGGGCCAGCAGCTACAACCGAGAAGGACACCCGTGGGACTCTTTCGCCCGTACCAGCGCAACGACGCCGCCGAGACCTCCGACGATCTCGCCCACTCCGAAGAACCCAAGAGCGGCGGCGTGAATCGCAAGTCCGCTCCCACACCCAGCCGCAAGGAAGCCGAACTGGCCCGCCGCGAGCGCGTTCGTCCTACTCTCACAAAGAAGGAACACAAGGCCCGCGAACGCGAAATCAAGCGACAGAACGACGACCGCGCCTACCAGCAGACCGAGATGCGCCCGGAACGGGTGCTGCTGCGCAATTTCATCGACGCCCGCTGGACCTTCGGTGAGTTCGTCTGGCCGATCCTGCTGGTCAGCTTCGCGGTCTTCATCGCCGGCGCCTTCTGGCCGCAGCTGTCCGTATGGGCAACCTACGGAATGTGGGGGCTCATCGTGGCGATCCTGCTCGAGGCGACCTACCTGTGGAGCCGCTTCCGCAAAGTGCTCGATCAGCGCCTGCCCGACGCCTACCGCAAGGGCCTGATGATGTACATGATCTCCCGTACGATCACGCCGCGGCGCTTCCGCCGTCCGCCTACCGCCATCGATCGGGGAGCTGAGTACTGATGAGCTTCTGGTGGGAACCCGAACTCGCATCCGATGCCACCGCAACCGACGATGACCTGGCTGCGGCCGGCCTGTCGTCGCGCTTCGACGATCAGATCGACGCCGAGGAGTGGCTGAGCGACAACTACCTCGAGTTGGCTGACCTGGGCGTGGTGTCGGTCACGCTGTTCGACGACGATACGAAGGTGTACGGCCCGATGAGT
The Brooklawnia propionicigenes DNA segment above includes these coding regions:
- a CDS encoding PspA/IM30 family protein, whose protein sequence is MPGIIDRIARAFGSQSDDSKPAGDTRSELEDAYAQQTELLQQVRRGAAGVASSRRQLAAQQADLAAEIDSLTATAHRLLDQGQDSLAHEALVRKQALLQQLAGLETQHAQLQREEENLILTATRLQAKVDSIRTKQSTVWAQYSAAEASARVTAALGGIDLGAAGAVVQRADELLHATAVPEPLAADELRAAAADELAAIRAALADRAPAAPGEGSYQQPGGYPSTGVTDSTGERA
- a CDS encoding DUF3043 domain-containing protein, with the protein product MGLFRPYQRNDAAETSDDLAHSEEPKSGGVNRKSAPTPSRKEAELARRERVRPTLTKKEHKAREREIKRQNDDRAYQQTEMRPERVLLRNFIDARWTFGEFVWPILLVSFAVFIAGAFWPQLSVWATYGMWGLIVAILLEATYLWSRFRKVLDQRLPDAYRKGLMMYMISRTITPRRFRRPPTAIDRGAEY